A single genomic interval of Ruminococcus sp. NK3A76 harbors:
- a CDS encoding helix-turn-helix transcriptional regulator, whose product MAIIVNLDVMMAKRKISSNELAEKVGITAANLSILKTGKAKAVRFSTLDKICEVLECQPGDILEHE is encoded by the coding sequence ATGGCAATTATCGTGAACTTAGATGTTATGATGGCTAAACGCAAGATCTCCTCTAACGAGCTGGCAGAGAAAGTCGGTATAACCGCTGCAAACCTTTCGATACTAAAGACAGGCAAGGCCAAAGCAGTCAGGTTTTCGACACTCGACAAGATATGCGAGGTGCTTGAATGCCAGCCCGGAGATATTCTTGAACACGAATAA
- a CDS encoding SulP family inorganic anion transporter: protein MFASNVHRVKPTEEKLKPKLFSVIKGYTPQQFVKDLTAGVIVAIIALPLSIALALASGVNPEQGLYTAIAAGFIVAFLGGSRVQIAGPTAAFATIVAGIVASEGMDGLVISTIMAGIIMILMGVFRFGKLIKYIPGTITAGFTFGIAVTIVIGQIKDFLGLTFKNAPIETVDKVTEVVRCADTFNPYALLIGVISLAILILWPKKLEKIPASLIAVIVCSAIVKLSDMNVNTIGDLYTISSEPPKFAFPAVSFARIKALISPAFTIALLAAVESLLSCVVADGMIGSKHRSNMELFAQGAANIGSALFGGIPATGAIARTAANVKNGGRTPVSGIVHSVVVLLILVLLMQFAAMIPMPTIAAILFIVAYNMSGWKNITNTVKKAPKSDIAVLLTTLVLTVVFDLVAAIGVGMVMASLLFMKRMADVTEAHTWLDVDDEESDPDNITLKRIPGRTKVYEINGPMFFAASQKFGYMLDEEDTGVLVIRMRNVPAIDASGVAALADVVSQCKKQNVRVVFSHVNPQPMGAMRKAGLTETVGEENFCDHIDTALLRAEKITLSELESA, encoded by the coding sequence ATGTTTGCAAGTAATGTACACCGTGTAAAACCTACCGAAGAAAAACTAAAGCCGAAGCTGTTCTCAGTCATCAAGGGCTATACGCCGCAGCAGTTTGTAAAGGACCTGACAGCAGGCGTTATCGTCGCTATAATCGCACTTCCGCTCTCGATAGCACTTGCGCTCGCATCGGGCGTTAACCCCGAGCAGGGTCTTTATACTGCTATAGCAGCAGGCTTTATCGTAGCATTCCTTGGCGGCAGCCGTGTTCAGATAGCAGGCCCTACGGCGGCATTTGCAACGATAGTTGCCGGCATAGTCGCCTCAGAGGGTATGGACGGCCTTGTGATATCGACTATCATGGCCGGTATCATAATGATACTTATGGGCGTTTTCCGCTTCGGCAAGCTGATAAAATATATCCCCGGCACTATCACCGCAGGCTTTACCTTTGGCATAGCCGTGACTATCGTTATCGGCCAGATAAAGGATTTCCTGGGTCTTACATTTAAAAACGCCCCTATCGAGACAGTCGATAAGGTGACAGAGGTGGTAAGATGTGCTGACACATTCAACCCCTATGCGCTGCTTATAGGCGTTATCTCACTGGCGATACTTATCCTCTGGCCAAAGAAGCTCGAAAAGATACCTGCATCACTTATCGCAGTTATCGTATGCTCGGCAATAGTCAAGCTCTCGGATATGAATGTTAATACTATAGGCGACCTTTATACCATATCCTCTGAACCGCCGAAGTTCGCATTTCCTGCTGTCAGCTTTGCAAGGATAAAGGCGCTTATTTCCCCGGCATTTACTATCGCACTGTTAGCAGCCGTTGAGTCGCTGCTTTCCTGCGTTGTCGCTGACGGTATGATAGGCTCAAAGCACCGCTCGAATATGGAGCTTTTCGCTCAGGGTGCTGCAAATATAGGCTCGGCGCTTTTCGGCGGTATACCTGCTACAGGCGCTATCGCAAGAACAGCTGCCAATGTCAAGAACGGCGGCCGCACACCTGTTTCGGGCATAGTTCATTCGGTAGTCGTGCTGCTTATCCTTGTGCTGCTCATGCAGTTTGCAGCTATGATACCTATGCCGACTATCGCTGCTATACTGTTTATTGTCGCATACAATATGAGCGGCTGGAAAAACATCACCAACACCGTTAAAAAAGCCCCCAAGAGCGATATCGCAGTCCTGCTGACAACACTCGTGCTGACTGTCGTGTTCGACCTCGTTGCGGCAATAGGTGTCGGCATGGTCATGGCATCGCTGCTCTTTATGAAGCGTATGGCAGACGTTACCGAGGCTCACACATGGCTCGATGTCGATGATGAGGAGAGCGACCCTGATAATATCACCTTAAAGCGCATACCCGGCCGTACAAAGGTCTACGAGATAAACGGCCCGATGTTCTTTGCGGCATCTCAGAAGTTCGGCTATATGCTCGATGAGGAGGACACCGGCGTGCTCGTTATCAGAATGCGCAATGTCCCGGCTATTGATGCTTCCGGCGTGGCGGCGCTTGCCGACGTAGTTTCTCAGTGCAAGAAGCAGAACGTCAGAGTCGTGTTCTCACACGTCAACCCGCAGCCTATGGGCGCTATGAGAAAGGCAGGCCTTACCGAGACAGTCGGCGAGGAGAATTTCTGCGACCATATCGACACAGCTCTGCTGCGTGCTGAGAAGATAACCCTCTCAGAGCTTGAGAGCGCATGA
- a CDS encoding DUF2975 domain-containing protein, translating to MVNELTGWSQMKSLKLSRFLVLGLFCLLIVILFTAHIIGDWFAAISVGKGLIHSNVSVAVTVMIYICDVFAIIAVIALNKLLSNISKDEVFIPQNTLCLRAISWCCVFAGLTFAFFSLWKGEFLFASFFAMFLGLVMRVLKNVFEKAVELKSENDFTI from the coding sequence ATGGTAAATGAATTGACTGGCTGGTCGCAAATGAAATCACTCAAACTTTCAAGGTTTCTTGTTTTAGGGCTTTTCTGCCTGCTGATAGTTATACTGTTCACAGCGCACATCATTGGTGACTGGTTCGCTGCAATATCAGTCGGCAAAGGACTGATACACAGCAATGTTTCTGTCGCAGTAACGGTGATGATATACATATGCGATGTATTTGCTATCATAGCCGTGATAGCCCTTAACAAGCTGCTTTCAAACATCTCAAAGGACGAGGTCTTTATCCCGCAGAACACTCTTTGTCTGCGTGCGATATCCTGGTGCTGTGTATTCGCAGGGCTGACCTTTGCATTCTTTTCACTCTGGAAGGGCGAGTTTTTGTTTGCATCGTTTTTTGCAATGTTTTTAGGGCTTGTGATGCGTGTGCTGAAAAACGTTTTTGAAAAGGCCGTAGAGCTCAAATCAGAAAACGACTTTACCATTTAA
- a CDS encoding HD domain-containing phosphohydrolase: MGTFKEQQLDIMLTLCVVCGVLSLFSAMTMSLSRKRRVILVLIEFEAMILLISDRFAYIYRGESGSTAHTMVRVSNFLVYVLYPVILATFNEYMCDLCINEAGLEKVPKRLSLVKLLAPAGALLIVINLFTGYLYTFDSSNTYHRAGGFFVSYIVPIVILAIQLSAIIHYFGNLRITMRISMLIFTLALPAAAIVQAFTYGISIVNIAIALVTIVLFIFVLTDLNLMIQTAHEREIEHLKQEQNTMRKIFGQTAYALADAVEAKDEYTSGHSARVAEYSEMIAREAGKSVRECKEIYFIALLHDVGKIGVPGDIINKTSRLDDDEYATIKTHTVQGNRILSKITSFPKLSIGAHYHHERYDGKGYPEGLGGEDIPEIARIIAVADAYDAMSSKRSYRDVLPQEVVRSEIEKGLGTQFDPEFGRIMLRLIDSDKEYRMREC; the protein is encoded by the coding sequence ATGGGAACTTTCAAAGAACAACAGCTGGATATAATGCTTACGCTGTGCGTTGTGTGCGGCGTGCTTTCGCTATTTTCAGCGATGACAATGTCGCTCTCACGCAAAAGGCGTGTGATACTCGTGCTGATAGAGTTTGAAGCTATGATACTGCTTATATCCGACAGGTTTGCATACATCTACCGTGGCGAGTCTGGCAGCACAGCGCATACAATGGTCAGGGTGAGCAATTTTCTGGTGTATGTGCTATACCCTGTTATCCTTGCGACGTTCAATGAGTATATGTGTGACCTGTGCATCAACGAAGCAGGGCTTGAAAAGGTGCCTAAACGCCTGAGCCTTGTAAAGCTGCTTGCACCGGCCGGGGCGCTGCTTATAGTTATAAACCTGTTCACAGGGTATTTATACACATTTGATAGCAGCAACACCTATCACCGTGCAGGGGGCTTCTTCGTATCATACATAGTGCCTATAGTCATACTTGCGATACAGCTCTCGGCGATAATACACTATTTTGGCAATCTGCGCATCACCATGCGTATATCCATGCTGATATTCACATTGGCGCTGCCGGCGGCGGCAATAGTGCAGGCGTTCACCTACGGCATCTCGATAGTGAACATAGCAATAGCCCTCGTGACTATAGTGCTCTTTATATTCGTGCTGACTGACTTAAACCTGATGATACAGACAGCTCACGAGCGTGAGATAGAACACTTGAAGCAGGAACAGAACACCATGCGCAAAATCTTCGGGCAGACTGCCTATGCGCTCGCTGACGCAGTCGAAGCAAAGGACGAATACACGAGCGGCCATTCGGCAAGGGTGGCTGAGTATTCCGAGATGATAGCAAGAGAAGCCGGCAAGAGCGTCAGGGAATGCAAGGAGATATACTTTATCGCCCTGCTGCACGATGTCGGCAAGATAGGTGTGCCAGGCGACATAATCAACAAGACCTCACGCCTTGACGATGATGAATACGCCACAATAAAGACCCACACGGTGCAGGGCAACAGGATACTTTCAAAGATAACGAGCTTCCCGAAGCTGAGTATCGGGGCTCACTACCACCACGAGAGATACGACGGCAAGGGCTACCCCGAGGGCTTAGGCGGTGAGGATATACCCGAGATAGCGAGGATAATCGCAGTTGCCGATGCATATGACGCCATGTCGTCAAAGAGAAGCTACCGTGACGTGCTGCCGCAGGAGGTAGTCCGCTCGGAGATAGAAAAAGGGCTCGGCACGCAGTTTGATCCGGAGTTTGGCAGGATAATGCTAAGGCTTATCGACAGCGACAAGGAATACAGAATGAGAGAATGCTGA
- a CDS encoding DUF4173 domain-containing protein: MFENTPDNGQQPNNGQNTQPENQANANVQQGQYSNLIPGYNYGQAVYAAGNAQYTAKPQEQVVFSRPEKIFAFASAGLSFMFVHFVLWNTSGFFTTMFYMMLFTAISVFLKKTGHTFKASHKVWLAVMMIFSAAFSVTANEFIKGLDVVFLILGGAYLVYSVTTGNEMFGRFAPFEFFKCTLENPFSHFGKEFNALNSSVKATKTGTNFKAIFLGLMFAVPLTVVVAVLLMSADKGVENMLGSIAKMVNVNNAFSLAWKTAVTVPVSGYLFGMLYSHTHPEKTPALSEDACETKIRKIRLVTNIAVYSAVTPICLLYVMFFISQANYFLSAFNNTLPKNYSYAEYARRGFFELFAIMLINAGVIFFINFFAKKTGEEKPLTLKVYSVVISVFTLLISATAISKMVMYISNYGLTQLRVYTTWFMILTAFIFVFIIIRQFRSSFPIVRAAAVTFTLMFTVLCFSRPDAVIARYNLENCQNTINFRDIVEMTDLSADAAAVITEPQYRELINRKYDDINADKKKIYSNHKTGCEFLADRAETKLDRSAYNSFNLSALKVRSNID, encoded by the coding sequence ATGTTTGAAAATACTCCAGATAACGGGCAGCAGCCGAATAACGGGCAGAATACCCAGCCTGAAAATCAGGCAAACGCAAACGTGCAGCAGGGGCAGTACAGTAATCTCATTCCCGGATACAATTACGGGCAGGCGGTGTATGCCGCAGGCAATGCGCAGTATACCGCAAAGCCGCAGGAGCAGGTGGTGTTCTCACGCCCTGAAAAGATATTTGCTTTTGCATCTGCCGGGCTGTCATTTATGTTTGTACACTTTGTGCTGTGGAACACCTCGGGGTTTTTCACTACGATGTTTTACATGATGCTGTTTACGGCAATATCGGTGTTCCTGAAAAAGACAGGGCATACCTTCAAGGCATCGCACAAGGTATGGCTGGCTGTCATGATGATATTCTCTGCCGCATTTTCTGTAACGGCAAACGAGTTTATCAAGGGGCTCGATGTGGTGTTCCTGATTCTCGGCGGCGCTTATCTTGTATACTCTGTTACCACCGGGAATGAGATGTTCGGAAGGTTTGCGCCCTTTGAGTTTTTCAAATGCACCTTAGAAAACCCTTTCTCACACTTTGGCAAGGAATTCAATGCTTTAAACAGCTCGGTAAAGGCTACAAAGACAGGCACGAATTTCAAGGCGATATTCTTAGGGCTGATGTTTGCTGTTCCGCTGACAGTCGTTGTTGCAGTTTTACTGATGTCAGCCGACAAGGGTGTCGAGAATATGCTCGGGTCAATAGCAAAAATGGTGAATGTTAACAATGCATTCTCGCTGGCATGGAAAACAGCTGTCACTGTGCCTGTATCGGGATATCTTTTCGGTATGCTCTATTCACACACCCACCCCGAGAAAACACCAGCCCTGAGCGAAGATGCCTGCGAGACGAAGATCAGAAAAATACGTCTTGTGACAAACATTGCAGTCTACTCGGCGGTAACGCCTATCTGCCTGCTTTATGTGATGTTTTTTATATCTCAGGCGAATTACTTCCTCTCGGCATTCAATAACACGCTCCCCAAAAACTACAGCTATGCAGAATATGCACGCAGAGGCTTCTTTGAGCTGTTTGCGATAATGCTAATAAACGCAGGCGTGATATTCTTCATAAACTTCTTCGCCAAAAAGACCGGCGAGGAAAAGCCGCTGACGCTGAAAGTTTACTCAGTTGTGATATCAGTTTTCACGCTGCTGATATCCGCCACCGCAATAAGCAAGATGGTAATGTACATCAGCAACTACGGTCTTACACAGCTGCGTGTTTACACAACATGGTTCATGATTCTCACAGCTTTTATCTTCGTTTTCATCATCATAAGGCAGTTCAGAAGCAGCTTCCCTATCGTGAGGGCTGCTGCCGTGACGTTCACTCTGATGTTCACCGTGCTGTGCTTTTCACGCCCCGACGCTGTCATTGCAAGATACAATCTTGAAAACTGCCAGAACACCATAAACTTCCGTGACATAGTTGAGATGACCGACCTCTCGGCCGACGCTGCCGCTGTTATAACCGAGCCGCAGTACCGTGAGCTTATAAACCGGAAATACGACGACATAAACGCAGACAAAAAGAAGATATACTCCAATCACAAAACAGGCTGCGAATTCCTCGCAGACCGTGCCGAGACCAAGCTCGACCGCAGCGCATACAACAGCTTTAATCTTTCAGCTTTAAAGGTCAGGTCGAATATAGACTGA